ACACCCATCACGACCATCTCGGCGCACTCGCCGGGCTGAAAGCCGCAACCGGCGCGCCGAGCTACGGATTTCAACGCCCGGCAACCCGGTCATTCACCCCGGACCACAAGCTGGCGGACGGTGATTCGATCGCCGGGCTGGTTGCGGTTCACACCCCGGGCCACGCCAGCGACCATCTCGCCTTCGCGTATCGAGATTTTCTGTTCAGCGCCGATCACGTGATGTCGTGGTCGTCCTCGATCGTCAATCCGCCGGATGGCGACATGCAGGCCTATTACGCCTCGCTGCACCGCCTGCTCGACCGGAACGACACCGCTTATCTCCCCGGTCACGGCCCGCTGCTACCCAACCCGCGCGCTCTTGTTGCGGAAATGCTCGCCCATCGGCGCAAACGCGAGGAAACCATTCTGGCGGCGGTGCAAAACGCTCCAACCACAGTCGCCGAATTGGCACATCACCTCTACGCCAAGCAGGACCCGATGCTGAAAATCGCGGCGGAACGTAACGTTCTCGCGCATCTGATCAAGCTGCGGGCAGAGGGCATCGTCATCGAGCATGCGAATATCTGGCAGGCGATATGAATTTACTCACGGCCCCGTGATATTCCGGGCGGATCGTCCCATATCAGCGATCCCTCAATACCGGAGCCATCACATGACGTTCGTCCGTTCGACCCTCGCCGCCGCCCTCGCCGTTCTGGCGATCGGCAGTTTCACCCAGGCCCAGGCCAAAGGCTGCCTCAAAGGTGCCGTGGTAGGCGGCGTCGCCGGCCATTACGCCCATCACCATGCCGTTCTCGGTGCGGTCGGCGGCTGCGTCGCCGGGCATGAACTCGCCAAGCACAAAGCCAGGGTCGCCCGCGAGAAAGCCGCCCAACAGCACGCCACCGCCGGTAACTGAGCAAAACAAAACGGCCGACCCTTTTCGGGCCGGCCGTTCATCTCTCCAATAACCGAGGCGATCAGGCCCCGAGGCGCGCCTGCACCGCATTACGCTGTTCGGCCCGCTGTTCCGAAACTTGGGTCTTCATCGATTTCTGAAGCTTCTCGAACGCCCGGACCTCGATCTGGCGCACCCGCTCCCGCGAGATATTATACTGTTGCGACAGATCTTCGAGAGTGGTCGGCTCGTCCTTGAGCCGGCGCTGGATCAGGATGTGCCGCTCGCGATCATTCAGGGTCTTGAGCGCGGTGGCCAAAAGCGCCCGTCGACCGGTCATTTCCTCGCGATCGCCAATGCTCTCTTCCTGGCTGTCGGCATCGTCGACCAGCCAATCCTGCCATTCGCCCTCGCCATCCATCCGGATCGGCGCGTTCAGGCTGTTATCCGGCGCCGCAAGGCGACGGTTCATGCTGATGACGTCCTGCTCCGGTACGCCGAGCACGCGGGCCACCTTGGCCACCTGCTCGGGCTGCATGTCGCCATCCTCGATCGCCTGCATCTGACCCTTCAGGCGACGAAGGTTGAAGAACAGCTTCTTCTGCGACGCGGTAGTGCCCATTTTGACCAGCGACCAGGAATGCAGAATGTATTCCTGAATTGCGGCCCTTATCCACCACATTGCATAGGTCGCGAGGCGGAAACCGCGTTCCGGATCGAACCGCTTCACCGCCTGCATCATGCCGACGTTACCCTCGGAAATCAGCTCGCCGAGCGGCAAACCATAACCTCGATACCCCATCGCGATCTTGGCAACGAGCCGCAGATGCGAGGTGACCAGCTTGTGAGCGGCCTTGTGATCCTCATTGTCGCGCCAGGCACGGGCCAGACGATCCTCTTCCTCGGGTGCCAGCATCGGGTATTTGCGGATTTCCTGAAGGTACCGCGAAAGATTGCCCTCGCTCGGGGCCATAGTGCTCATTCCGGAGGCCATTGGTAGCTCCTCTCGACGTGTTTGTGTCGTCTTCTGTTCAGACTGGACATGGATCAGGTGTGCAACAACCGACCCTTCGTGATGCCTCGTCTCTTGCTGCGAGGGTTATACACCCAGAACCGGTTTCGCAGCATCACGGTCTCGTGATATGACCTGAAAACGCGGTAATCGGGGGTTAAGCTGAGGGGTCTAAACAAATAATTCACTTGACAGTGGTTTTCATACTACGAAATCGCGCCAGAAGTCAAGAATATCAGACTGCATAAGTCCGGTATAAGACCTGTTCAAAACCGTTATAAATCGTCCAGCGCATCGATCAGCGCGGCGAAATCGCCAGGTGCCGGCGTCTCGAACCTGAGCGCCTTTCCGGTGCGCGGATGGACGAAACCGAGGCTCGCGGCATGGAGTGCCTGACGGGGAAAATCGAGCAACAGCGACCGCGCCGGCTCGGTGATATGCATGGCAGCTGCTGGTTTGCGCCGCAGATATACCGGGTCGCCCACGATCGGATGGCCGGCGTTCGCGAGATGCACGCGGATCTGGTGGGTGCGACCGGTCGCGAGCCGGCAGGCGATCAGCGCCGCCCCCAGCCCGAATTGCCGTTCGGTGGCGTAGTGGGTCAAGGCGTAGCGTCCTCCGCGTGCCACCACCGCCATCCGTTTGCGCTCGCGCGGATCGCGGCCGATCGCGCCCTCGATCGCGCCCGATGCCGGTTGCGGCGCGCCCCAGCACAGAGCGAGATAGTGACGCTCGATATCGCGCGCAGCGAAGGCTTCGCTGAGCGCGTGGTGGGCGATTTCGGTTTTCGCGACGACCATCACACCCGACGTATCCTTGTCGAGCCGGTGCACGATGCCGGGCCGGCGTTCGCCGCCGATCCCCTGGAGGCTGTCGCCGCAATGGGCGATCAGCGCGTTCACCAGCGTTCCTTCCTGATTTCCCGGCGCGGGGTGCACGACGAGCCCGGCGGGTTTGTCGAGGACGATCAGGTCGTCATCCTCATGGAGGATCGGAAACGGTATCGACTGGCCCCGCGGCGTCGCGGGCAGCGGGGCCGGAATCTCGATCTGGACAGTATCGCCCGCGCGCACCGGGGCCGATGGGGTGCGGCTCGGGATGGCATTGCACGTTACTGCCCCGTCCTCGATCAGGATTTTTATCCGTGAGCGTGACAGTCCGGCGAGATGGTCGGCGAGAAACCGGTCCAGCCGCTCACCCTGATCGGCGGGCGTGGCGCAAACGAGGATCGTCCCATACAATAAGGCCGGATCAGGGAGTTGGCTGGATGGATCAGACTCGGGACTCACGGAAAGGGACACCGGATTTGCGGGGGTTGAAGGCGCTGGTGATCGGGCTGGGCGTGCTGATCGTGCTCGGCACCGCCCTCGTGATCGGGGTTGTGGTCAAACGGTTCATGGAGTCAACCGGACACGCACCGGTGAGTATCGTGAGTGGGGCACCGTTTGCGACGGTTCTGCCTGGCGGGTCGGGCGGCAAAATCGCGGGGATCGCCGGGGCGGGTGGCGAGGTGGCGGTTTGGATCGATGATGGCAAAGGAGGCCGGATCGATTTCATCGATCCGCGGAGCGGGGCCGTTTTGGGCTCCGCACGGGTGCGATGAACCGAAAAACCGCTCTGCCCAGCAAGATTTGCGCTGCTTGCGGGCGGCCGTTCAACTGGCGGCGCAAATGGGCGCGTGACTGGGATAATGTGAGGTATTGTTCGGACGCGTGCCGTTCGGGCCGCCGTGACGCGGCGCTTTCGCGGCGGAGCGGGCGCGGCTCTTGAAGAGCGGCACGATCTCGATTATCAACCGGCTCGACGTCCCGTTCGTCTAGAGGCCTAGGACACTGCCCTTTCACGGCGGCAACACCGGTTCGAATCCGGTACGGGATACCAAATGCATCGGCTGGGCTGGTTTTGCCAGCGGGGGATGTGAGATGGGCGGGGCGAGTATTGTCGGGTGGGCGCATCTGGCGTTCGGGAAGCTCGCGGCGCCCGATGTGGAAACTCTGATCGATGACGTTGCCGGGGCGGCGATTGCCGATGCGGGGGTTGATCCTGCGGAGGTCGACGGGGTGTTCGTCGGCAATTTCAACAATGGGTTCAGCCGGCAGGATTTTCCCTCATCGTTGGCGATGCAGGGGGTGCCGGAATTGCGATTCAAGCCGGCGATGCGCTGCGAGAACGCCTGTGCTTCGGGGTCGGCTGCGGTTTATGCCGCGCGGGATTTCATTGCGGCGGGGCGGGGGCGGATTGCGCTGGTGGTGGGGGTTGAGAAAATGACCGGCGTGGCTTCGGCTGCGGTGGGGGATATTCTGCTGGGGGCTTCGTACCGGCGGGAGGAGGGTGAGACGCCGGGGGGATTTGCCGGGGTGTTCGGGCGGATTGCGGAGAGTTATTTTCAGCGGTTCGGCGATCAATCGGATGCGCTGGCGGCGATTGCGGCGAAGAATCATCGCAACGGAGTGGATAATCCGTATGCGCAGATGCGGCGGGATTTCGGAGTGGAATTCTGCCGGAACGTTTCAGAGAAAAATCCTTATGTGGCGGGGCCGTTGAAGCGGACCGACTGTTCGCTGGTGAGCGACGGGGCGGCGGCGCTGGTTCTGGCGGATGAGGAGGTTGCGGCGGGGCTCGCGCGGGCGGTGCGGTTTCGGGCGGCGCAGCATGTCAATGATTTTCTGCCGATGTCGCGGCGGGATGTGACGCGGTTCGAGGGCGGGGCGGTTGCCTGGGGGCGGGCGCTGGAGCAGGCGGGGCTCACGATCGGGGATTTGTCGTTCGTGGAGACGCATGATTGCTTCACGATCGCGGAGTTGATCGAGTACGAGGCGATGGGGCTGGCGCCGCATGGGCAGGGGGCGCGGGTGGTGCTGGACGGGGTAGTTTCGGCGGAGGGGCGGTTGCCGGTCAATCGGTCGGGCGGGTTGAAGGCCAAGGGGCATCCGGTGGGGGCGACCGGGGTTTCCATGCATGTTATGGCCGCGATGCAGCTCACCGGGGAGGCCGGTGGGATGCAGTTGCCGCGCGCGGAGATTGGCGGGGTGTTCAACATGGGGGGCGCGGCGGTCGCCAATTACGTTTCGATATTGGAACGCTCACGATAGGATTGCCGGGCGGCTCGGCGGGTTCGATGGCGTGATGCGCTTGCGGCGGGGCTGGCTGGGGTTCGGGCTGGGGCGCGGGGATTGCGAGGATTGGCGGGCGGGCCATGCCGAGGGCGGCGAAGAGGGGGCGCAGGGTGCGACCGATGGCGGGGTTGGTTTCGATGAGTTCGGCCATTGCGGGGTCGGCGAGGAGATCGCTGAGCTGTTGCGCGGGGTAGATGAGGGCGCTGGGCATTGTTTCGCTATCGGGGAGCAGGCGGCGGAGCCAGCCCTGGCTTGTGGGCAGAGGGGGTTCGGGCCTGATTGGGGCCGGCTTGCGGATTTGCGGGGCGCGGATGCGGCGCGGGCGCGGGCCGATGAGGGCGGCGCGAGTGAAGCGGGCGGCGAGGCGGGTGATGCGCTGCCAGATCTGGATGAGACGGGGGAAGGCGATACCGGAGGCGCGGCCCTGATCCATTATGATGTGGATCAGGATCGCGATGACCAGGTCGAAGCGGCCGAGCATGGCCTGCTGGGAGGGAGTGGGGGCGGTTCGCACAGCGGGAGATAAGCATGACGGGCGGGGGGTGAGAAAGTGGGGTGGGTTTGGGGGTCGGCGAGTGTTTCTATAGTCGGGGCCCGTCGCTATTCGAGACACGATCGTGCAACAGTCCGGCGAGTGCGTCGCGGTGGATTGGAAAAATGTCGGGGATGACAAGGTCAGTCATCGATCGACCGTATGCGCAGCGGCGAACGCGAACGCCGCTTGGAACGCCTGCCGTGGTGGTCGGCCGCCACGACACAACGCTGATTCCTGCGACCTCGCTCCACGGGACGAATTGCGCACGAGTCAATTCACGCAGGGTGATCCCGCTGTCGTCCACCGTCAGGGCGTAACGGGCCGGAATGATCAGGCTGATGAGACCGAAGGCGAACACGCAGAACGCGATCAGCATGGCGCTACCGGGAAAAGGCATGCTTAGCCCATCTTTAGCACTAAAACGATCATAATTTGCAACCAAAGCGCATAACATATTGATATTGTATACTTTATGTTTTGCTTTTATTTGTAGTGCCATAATATTATTGATGATCCCTTGACCCCCCACGGCACCAGCCTCATGTCTCGGCAATGTTTATCCGCAAAACAAAAACCCGGAATAAGTCCGATAACGAAACATACTTCACCTATCGCCTCGTCGCCTCCGAGCGCATCGGTAAGCAGGTCCGCCAGATCACCCTGCTCAACCTTGGCCGCCAGTTCGACCTGCCACAGAGCGACTGGCAGGCCCTGTGCGCCAGGATAGACGCCTTGCTTGCCGGACAGGTCGGTATGCTCGCAGAACCCGAGATCATCGAGACCTTGGCTCAACGATATGCCGCCCGTCTTATTGCGGCCCAGCCAGGGGCAGCCCGATCGGATGCTGGACACCAAGCTCCACCGACCCCGTCGACCGCCGTTCAGGCATCCTTATTCCCATCACCTGCCGCGCCATCTGCAGTTTACGCCGAGGTCGACATCGCCTCGCTGCAACTCATCCGGCCCCGGTCGGTCGGGGTCGAAGCGGTCGGCCTTGCAGCGATGAACTGGTTGGGAATCGATCAGATTCTCCGCGATCTCGATTTCAATGGTGTCCAGCGAGCCGCGGTGGTCGGCAGCCTCATAGGTCGCATGGCAGCGCCGGGCAGCGAACTCGCAACCTGGCGCTGGCTGCGCGAGCGCAGTGCCCTCGGCGAACTGCTGGACGTGGACTTCGAAGCCATGCCGTTGATCCGTCTGTATCGGACCTCCGACCTTCTTGTGCGACACCGTGACAAGATCGAGACCGCACTGTTCAGCCGGATCCAGGATTTGTTTGGACTGCCGGTTACCGTCACCCTCTACGATCTGACCAACACGTATTTCGAAGGTACCGCCAGCGGTAACGCCAAGGCTGCTCGCGGTCGATCAAAGGAGAAGCGAACCGACTGCCCTCTGGTTACCCTCGGCCTGGTCCTCGATGGCAGCGGCTTCGTGCGCCGCTCAAAGATGTTCGCCGGCAATGTCGGTGAAGCCACGACCCTTGAGGAGATGCTCGACGGCCTCACCGCTCCCAAGGGGGCGCTGGTCATCATGGATGCCGGCATCGCGACCGCAGCCAACGTCGCTTGGCTCATAAAACACGGATACCGTTACCTGGTGGTCAGCCGCGAACGCACCCGCCAGTTCGATCCGGATCAGGCGATCAGCACGCTGACCGCGTCGAACGAGACGGTCCAATTGCAACGTGTGCTGAGCGAGGATGGCACGGAGGTTCGGCTCTATTGCCATTCCGAGGGGCGCAAGACCAAGGAGACCGCAATCACTGATCGGTTCATCACCCGGTTCGAGGCCGGTCTCACCACGCTCGTCGACGGACTGGCAAAACCCCACGGACAGAAAAACCTGGCTGATATCCAGCGACGCATCGGCCGATTGATAGAGAAGAGCAGCGGCATCGGGCAACACTACGAGATCATCGTGACTCCCGATGAGACCGGAACCAAGGCCGCGTCGATCACCTGGGTCAAGGTTCCACTCGAGGGTTCAATGCTGACACATCCCGGGGTCTATTGTCTGCGCAGCAATGAAACCACCTGGGACGCCGCCACCTTGTGGCACACCTACACCATGTTGACCGATCTGGAGGCGGTGTTCCGCGGTCTCAAATCGGAACTCGGCCTCCGACCGGTGTTCCATCACAAAGCGGACCGCACCGAAGGGCATCTGTTCATCACCGTGCTGGCCTATCAACTGGTCCAGGCAATCCGGCATAAACTGAAAGCGGCAGGGGAGCCCCTGTCATGGACCCGATTGCGCGAAATCATCTCGGTGCAGCAACGGATCACCGCAACCTTCCAGCAGCGCGACGGTCGCACCCTGCATGTCCGCAAGGCCACAGTCGCCGAACCAGCCTTGCGCCGGATTTATGATGCGTTGGCACTCAATGCCTCGCCAAGAGGGATCCAGAAACTCACCGTCTGATCCCCTTTGGATATGTTTGTAGTGCCACTCGGATTTTTTTAAGAGTGTAAGATGCTGATATTATGTGGTTTATTCGAGGCACTGCTAAATATGGGTTAGAACGACGATCGCAAGCATGGCGATGCTTCCGACCAGCGGAATGATCATAAGGAGGCGTGTGGGGGACGGGCGAAGAGTAGTAACACCAATGACACGCTCCAACCTTTGAATAAAATTCCATGTAGGAGCTCAGGAATCCCCCCATTTTCCATAGGTCCAGGTATTGCGCCGATTCGCTGCGATTCTCTACCAAGCGTTGGAATGCATGGATGAGGGTGGATCATGGGAATTGCAGCATCGAAAAAGCGTGATGGTGGGCGGTTGAAGGACATCCGCGCATTCATTGACGAGTTGTATGCCCACGATCTCCACGCCAAACGCGTTGACTCCCTGTCTGCTGCGACACTGGGCGTGATGACCGGCGCGTCGCTCGCCGTCGCGATGATCGGTCAGGCGTTGGCACAGGCGCGCGGGCTGGTGACCAAGCACGCGATCAAGCAGGTTGATCGCATGCTCAGTAACGAGAGTATCGACGTCTGGGAAAGCTTCGCCCGTTGGGTACCGCATCTGGTGGGTTCGCAGACCGACATCGTCGTTGCCATGGACTGGACGGATTTCGACGGCGACGATCAGGCAACGTTGGCGCTCAACCTGGTGAGCAAGCATGGCCGGGCGATGCCTCTGTTGTGGCTGTCGATGTGGAAAGAGGAATTGAAAGATCAGCGCAACGCCATCGAGGATACTTGCCTGCGCCGCCTGTCGGAGGTTGTCCCGCCCGGCTGCCGCGTGACCATCCTGGCCGACCGCGGCTTCGGTGACCACAAGCTGTTCGCGTATCTTACGGAGCTTGGCTTTGCCTATATCATTCGCTTCCGCGGCAACATCCATGTCACCGATGCCGCAGGCGAGACGCGAACCGCGGCGGACTGGGTCGGCAAATCGGGCCGGGCGCGCAAACTGCGTGGTGCGCGCGTCACCGCCTCGCACGCCTATCAGGTCGGTGCCGTGGTGTGCGTACATGCGCGTGACATGAAGGAGCCGTGGTGCCTGGCGAGCAGTGACGCCGTGGCGTCTGCAGGGACATTGATCAAGCAATATTCCCGGCGCTGGACGATCGAACCCAGCTTCAGGGACGTCAAGGATTTGCGTTTTGGGATGGGGATGGCTGAGATCCGCATCGCCGAACCAGAGCGGCGCGATCGGCTGCTGCTCATCAGCGCGTTTGCGATGGCGCTGCTGACCATGCTCGGGACGGCAGGCGAGAGCCTGGGAATGGATCGACAGCTCAAGTCCAACACTTCGAAGACCCGCTCACACTCGTTGTTCCGTCAGGGGTGCATGCTCTATGAATTGATCCCGAACATGCCGAAGCACCGGCTACTGCCCCTGATGCGGCGGTTCACGGAAATGCTGCGCAGCAGCGGCATATTCGGCAATTCCATGCCGGCTACGTAATGAGGGGATGAGTGAGCCTGCACGCCCCACTTATTTTGGGCGACGTTTCGGGCGTGTCGAATGCCCGAAAAGGATAGCGTCCAATTGGCGGAGGTCATATCTGTCTGCCGTCTCGCCAAATATAACTTTTTGAACCGATACCCTGCCTGCGAAAATGTGCACTGTTCATATGGATAGTCAAAAACGACAGAAAATAATGACCTTTGATTTCTGAAGTTCATAGGCACTAACAGAGGGCGAATTTGTGGTTCAAGCATTCGACTTCTTTGGAATACGATTCCATATGGCAACGTATCGTGGACAAAATGACCAAAGTTATGGTTCGCAGGAAACGAATCAACCCACAGTACCGGATATTCTATATTTGTAACCATTCACACCCCCCCTTTCTTGCCTCGAATGAAGCGTTAGCCAACGGCCGGTAAAATGTCGAAAGGCTGGGCTTGCTTTTCCACCCGAACCGGACTCTACGATTCTGATGCCCCGTCAGAGAATCCCCGGCCTGAAAGACATTAAACGTACTGATTTATCTGCGATGTCGCGCGTCGAGCTTGAAGAACTGACCTGGGATTTACATGAATTGGCGCGAGCGCTGGCAAACCATGCCGGCGAGGATTCAACAACCAGTTCCCGTCCGCCTTCCAGCGACAATCCCTACCGGCGTAACACCAAGAGCGGGCAAAGTTCTGAGCGCTCCGACCGGGACGACAAAACCGATGGGGGTGGTGGTTCCGCGCCGGGCGGCAACGCTTCCGCCGGCAACCCTGGACCCAAGCCGGCCGGCAAACGGCCAGGGACGAAAGGGTTTTGGCGCCGGTTGCCGATTATAGTCAGCGGTGAACTCCTGCATGCGCCGACAGCGTGCGACGCATGCCGTGCAGTTTTCGGATCTTCCACCGTCTCGCAAAGCCGCCAAGTCAGCGCTCATCTGAGCTTTGAACTCACCCGCGGCGACATGAGCCTTCATGTCGCAGCCACGAAACATTGCTATCTGGCGATACGCTGCGACTGTGGCCACGAGACCATCGCACGCCCCGCAACCGGACTGTGCTCACATGTCGAGGGGCGCCGGCGCGACCTGCTGATGAGCGAGCGCTGCCTGGTTGGCCCGATGCTCGCCACCTTCATCGCGGCGCTGTCGCTGCGTTTCCGCCTCTCGCGCGTCAAGATCGCTGAATTCCTGGCTGACTGGCTGGGCGTTGAGCTCGGGATTGCCACCATCGAACGCTGCATTCACGAATTCGGTCTGGCGAGCGAACCCGTGGTCGAGCAATTGATCGAAGATGTGCGTGCGGCTGACATCGTCCATCTCGACGAAACCCCGTGGTATCAAAAGGCAAGTCTGCTGTGGCTCTGGGTTGCGGTGACGGCAACCACGATCGTCTATCGGATCGGCAGCCGCAAGCACTGCGAATTGGCCGCGCTGATCGGCGAGGCCTTTCTGGGTTGGCTCGTCACCGACGGTTACGGTGCCTATCGCGATCATCCACGCCGCCAGAGATGTCTGGCGCACCTGATCCGTAAGGCCCGCGCGCTGGCAGAGGGGCATTACGGCGCGGGATCAGGCTTCGGCAGCGATCTGGTCCGCGATCTGCGCCGCCTGATCGAGCGCGTGCATGACGGCGACGACCCCGCCGCCATCAAGCGCCTGACCGCGAGCATCAAATGGAACTGTCAATGCAATCGCCATGAGATCGATGCGAAAGTTCGCGGGCTGGCAGGTGAAATCCTCAATGACTGGGACGCAGTGGTCGCCTTCGTCGCCGATCGGGATTTACCGCCCACCAACAATGATGCCGAACGTGCGCTCCGCCACGCGGTGATCTCGAGGCGCATCAGCTTTGGCACGCGATCCGATGAAGGGAGCCGGTTCTATGCCGCCGCGCTCAGCGTCATTGACACCTGCCGCAAGCGTGGCACTGATCCATGGGCCTATGCCTGCGCCCTCATCACCGCCGCACGAGCTAACAATCTGCTGCCCACAATCCCTGCCCAGGTAGCGGTCTGACCCGGGGGGTGTGAACGGTTACCTATATTTCCAGTTTCCCTAATACATTCTTCATATATATCAATTGTTTTATCTGCCTTGTTGTAGATTCCGGGGAGCCACGGGACGTCTTTCCAGTCCGGCGGCATGTAATGAATTGTATCTGAAATCCAGTTATCTTTCCAAATTACACCACCGCGATCAACTATAATTGCATTATCTAGAATTATTAAATCATCGCCTGTGTCATTCAGTATTAATCCGTCCGACTCAATTTGAGCGGCGAGCACTCTCGACCTTGGAATATATGTTAAATCCGGATGGCTTTTCAATTCGTCGAAGGTCTTGTGGTGAAAGATCATACGGACTCTACTGGAATTGTTATTTTCTCTACCAGGTTCGACATCATGCTCAATATACGATCTCTAGGAATTCGGATTTTTGGGATTACTTCCATTAAAATTTTTATTCCAATGCCCGCTTTAATTGCATGATCATGATTTTTTCGGAGAACATCTTTTCGATCAACTTGGCAGCCAGGACCAACATTTTTTCGTTCCATTCCTCATCGGTGAGAAGTCGCGAAAGTTTTTCCGCGAAGTCTTTGGGGGATCGGGCGATCAGCCAAGTCAGGTCGCCTTCGATGGGGAGGCCTTCGGCGGCGATTTCGGACATCAGGCAGGGGAGGCCGTGGGCGAAGGATCGAGGACTTTGCCTTTGACGCCGGCGCCGTAGCGGAGGGGGGCGATGGTGCAGCGGAGGTGGTTCAGGGCGTCCGCCAGGATCGGGACGTGGCCGCGGACATCGATGCCGGCGCTGTGGAGCTGGGCGATTTCGGGCGGCATGTTGCTGCCGATGATGGTGAAGCGCTGGGATTCGGGCTGCGGGAGGGCGGGCATGATGGTTTCGACGAAGTATTTCACCGCATCGACGTTGGGGGGGTGGCGGAAGCCGCCGACGAAGCCGTAGCCGGTGCGTTCGGCGAAGGGGATTTTGGTGGGGCGGAGGGGGACGGCCCAGGCGACGGTTTCGATATGGGTATCGGGCAGGAGGGGGCGGAGGAGTTCGGCTTCGGCCGAGGAGTGGACGATGACGCCATAGACCTCCTGCGCCAGTTGATCGACCTGCGGGGTCGCCGCCGGAGCCGGCGCGAGGTAGGAGTGAATGAACGGATAACCCCAATCCGGTGTCGAGTTCCACAGATCCGTCACGGTCGGCGCGTTGTTGAAGGTGAAGCCGTAGATCAGCGAACGGTTGAACAGATGCGCCGAGCGGGCGAGGCGGATATCGGTGTTGTCCCAGTGCCATGATTTGCTGACATTGTCGTAGGTGACCTGGATGAAGGCGCCGATGCCGAGAGCGGCATCGATCGCGCCGCCGTAATAGAGGCTCGATTGCTGCGCCGCGACCCAGGCGTCGTTGGATTTATAGCCGGGGCGCAGGCCGCCCGCGATCTTGTCGTGCAACTGGGTGAAGCCGGTCTGCGACATCAGGGCGAAATTCTTCCAGGTCGGGAAGGTGCCGCCGGTGATGTAGCCCTGGAGCTTGAACATCCGTCCATAGGGTGTGAGTTGCGGAAACCCGATATGGCAGGCCGAGCAATGCATGCCGGTCTGCGCCGCGAAAGCGGGGATGGCATGGGCGGTGCCGGAATATCCGGTCGCGGCAGCGATCAGGGCAGCCCCGATCATCCGGCGATTGAGCCGTTGCGTTTGCGACATTTTGGAACCCCATGGGAAAATTGACGTCGCGCTGTCCTACGCGGCATCACCGGCGGGGTCGTTGATCCAGATCAATTGCGATGTTCAAATCCGAGGGCCGCAGCCGCACGGGCCACGCACAGCTCGAACACATCGAGCGCATCGAACGCCCGGTCGCGGCCATCGCCGGGGATCACGATCGGGCACAGGCCGCCATACACCACGGCACCCACGACCATCAGATTATCCGCGAGGCCGAAACTTTCATGCATCAGGCCGGTTGCCGGATCGGGGACGAACGCGGACTGCGCCCGGCTGCGGTCGGCGAACGGGGTCGCGCTGTTGGAGTAGCCGAAGATTTTTCTGCCGCGCCCGAGGAACCAGCCGAGTTCGACCAGCGTGCCGGCATCGGCCGAGGCGCCACGGAACGGGGTGAGGTTGGCGATGACGATGTCGCTCGCGGCCATCATCGCGA
This sequence is a window from Acidiphilium acidophilum. Protein-coding genes within it:
- a CDS encoding DUF2256 domain-containing protein, which gives rise to MNRKTALPSKICAACGRPFNWRRKWARDWDNVRYCSDACRSGRRDAALSRRSGRGS
- a CDS encoding acetyl-CoA acetyltransferase, translating into MGGASIVGWAHLAFGKLAAPDVETLIDDVAGAAIADAGVDPAEVDGVFVGNFNNGFSRQDFPSSLAMQGVPELRFKPAMRCENACASGSAAVYAARDFIAAGRGRIALVVGVEKMTGVASAAVGDILLGASYRREEGETPGGFAGVFGRIAESYFQRFGDQSDALAAIAAKNHRNGVDNPYAQMRRDFGVEFCRNVSEKNPYVAGPLKRTDCSLVSDGAAALVLADEEVAAGLARAVRFRAAQHVNDFLPMSRRDVTRFEGGAVAWGRALEQAGLTIGDLSFVETHDCFTIAELIEYEAMGLAPHGQGARVVLDGVVSAEGRLPVNRSGGLKAKGHPVGATGVSMHVMAAMQLTGEAGGMQLPRAEIGGVFNMGGAAVANYVSILERSR
- a CDS encoding MBL fold metallo-hydrolase, encoding MGFLTEAEPERGVAQQILPGIRRLVARNPGIMTYHGTNTYLIDGDDGLTVLDPGPDDPAHIRDLLNAAGNVPITRIVLSHTHHDHLGALAGLKAATGAPSYGFQRPATRSFTPDHKLADGDSIAGLVAVHTPGHASDHLAFAYRDFLFSADHVMSWSSSIVNPPDGDMQAYYASLHRLLDRNDTAYLPGHGPLLPNPRALVAEMLAHRRKREETILAAVQNAPTTVAELAHHLYAKQDPMLKIAAERNVLAHLIKLRAEGIVIEHANIWQAI
- a CDS encoding PH domain-containing protein, coding for MGGQGIINNIMALQIKAKHKVYNINMLCALVANYDRFSAKDGLSMPFPGSAMLIAFCVFAFGLISLIIPARYALTVDDSGITLRELTRAQFVPWSEVAGISVVSWRPTTTAGVPSGVRVRRCAYGRSMTDLVIPDIFPIHRDALAGLLHDRVSNSDGPRL
- the rpoH gene encoding RNA polymerase sigma factor RpoH gives rise to the protein MASGMSTMAPSEGNLSRYLQEIRKYPMLAPEEEDRLARAWRDNEDHKAAHKLVTSHLRLVAKIAMGYRGYGLPLGELISEGNVGMMQAVKRFDPERGFRLATYAMWWIRAAIQEYILHSWSLVKMGTTASQKKLFFNLRRLKGQMQAIEDGDMQPEQVAKVARVLGVPEQDVISMNRRLAAPDNSLNAPIRMDGEGEWQDWLVDDADSQEESIGDREEMTGRRALLATALKTLNDRERHILIQRRLKDEPTTLEDLSQQYNISRERVRQIEVRAFEKLQKSMKTQVSEQRAEQRNAVQARLGA
- a CDS encoding RluA family pseudouridine synthase, which encodes MYGTILVCATPADQGERLDRFLADHLAGLSRSRIKILIEDGAVTCNAIPSRTPSAPVRAGDTVQIEIPAPLPATPRGQSIPFPILHEDDDLIVLDKPAGLVVHPAPGNQEGTLVNALIAHCGDSLQGIGGERRPGIVHRLDKDTSGVMVVAKTEIAHHALSEAFAARDIERHYLALCWGAPQPASGAIEGAIGRDPRERKRMAVVARGGRYALTHYATERQFGLGAALIACRLATGRTHQIRVHLANAGHPIVGDPVYLRRKPAAAMHITEPARSLLLDFPRQALHAASLGFVHPRTGKALRFETPAPGDFAALIDALDDL
- a CDS encoding DUF6476 family protein gives rise to the protein MDQTRDSRKGTPDLRGLKALVIGLGVLIVLGTALVIGVVVKRFMESTGHAPVSIVSGAPFATVLPGGSGGKIAGIAGAGGEVAVWIDDGKGGRIDFIDPRSGAVLGSARVR